In Patescibacteria group bacterium, a single window of DNA contains:
- a CDS encoding heavy metal translocating P-type ATPase: protein MNHQEHNHNKPSGSLQGKHAGHSTAMFFRKFLVSLILSVPVIAYSELPKLFFGLEAPQFPGSEYLMLVFGSVIFFYGGWVFLMGAIKEVKARMPGMMVLISLAITTAYLWSVYATFAGEKSLFWELATLITVMLLGHWLEMRAVSSSQGALKELSKLLPDTAEVIRDDGTEIVNLSELRENDIVLVKPGIKIPADGKIIDGESHVNESMVTGESKPVSKKENDAVIAGTINGDGALRVKVAQIGEKTFLAGVMRLVAEAQASKSRLQILSDRAALYLTIVAVFGGSITMVVWIFAGAGVTFAVARLVAVFVIACPHSLGLAVPLVASISTTKAAQNGFLVKQRLALETARKIDAVLFDKTGTLTKGEFGVITIWSIGGKTQDEVLELAASLDALSEHPIAKAVTAKAREKGLSLKEPKKFEALKGRGVRAFVEEKEVMVGGPALLESIGIIVPKELSGQIEEAGKKGQTIIFVIEEGALLGSIALADIIREESREAIKALKEKGIRPVMITGDSDDAAQWISKELGIDEYFARVLPDQKSEKVKELQKRNLKVAMVGDGINDAPALMQADLGIAIGAGTNVAIESAGIILVRNDPRDIVKIITLSQMTYAKMIQNLWWATGYNIVALPLAAGVLAFKGILLQPALAAVFMSASTVIVAINAMLLRRREI, encoded by the coding sequence ATGAACCATCAAGAACATAACCATAATAAACCCTCCGGTTCTCTTCAGGGTAAACATGCCGGCCACAGCACTGCAATGTTTTTCCGGAAATTTTTGGTTAGTTTGATTCTGTCCGTTCCCGTTATTGCGTATTCCGAACTACCTAAGCTATTTTTTGGCTTGGAAGCCCCGCAATTTCCGGGGTCTGAATATCTGATGCTTGTTTTTGGTTCCGTGATTTTCTTTTATGGAGGATGGGTATTTTTAATGGGGGCGATAAAAGAAGTAAAAGCGCGCATGCCCGGCATGATGGTGCTTATTTCTCTCGCTATTACCACGGCATATCTTTGGAGTGTTTACGCGACATTCGCCGGTGAGAAATCTCTTTTTTGGGAATTAGCCACTTTAATTACCGTTATGCTTCTCGGTCATTGGCTTGAAATGCGGGCGGTGTCTAGTTCGCAAGGGGCGTTGAAAGAACTGTCAAAACTGCTTCCGGATACAGCGGAAGTAATCAGAGATGATGGAACAGAGATAGTTAATCTTTCAGAACTTAGGGAAAATGATATAGTCTTGGTAAAGCCCGGTATAAAAATCCCCGCTGACGGAAAAATTATTGACGGCGAATCTCATGTAAATGAGTCAATGGTTACCGGAGAGTCAAAACCGGTTTCCAAGAAAGAAAATGATGCGGTTATTGCCGGCACGATAAACGGTGATGGCGCGCTGAGGGTGAAAGTTGCTCAAATTGGAGAAAAAACATTTCTCGCCGGTGTTATGCGTTTGGTTGCTGAGGCGCAAGCTTCCAAATCACGCCTTCAAATATTGTCAGATAGGGCGGCATTATATTTGACCATCGTCGCCGTTTTTGGAGGCAGTATAACCATGGTTGTTTGGATTTTTGCCGGCGCCGGGGTTACTTTTGCTGTTGCTCGACTTGTTGCCGTGTTTGTCATTGCCTGTCCGCATTCATTGGGGCTTGCCGTACCACTCGTTGCTTCCATCTCTACGACAAAAGCGGCGCAAAACGGTTTTCTTGTAAAGCAGAGACTCGCGTTGGAAACCGCGCGAAAGATTGATGCAGTGTTGTTTGATAAGACAGGAACGCTCACTAAGGGCGAATTTGGCGTTATAACGATATGGAGTATTGGCGGTAAAACGCAAGATGAGGTATTAGAATTAGCCGCTTCTCTGGATGCCTTGTCAGAACACCCTATAGCAAAAGCGGTTACTGCTAAAGCGAGAGAAAAGGGTCTTTCACTGAAAGAGCCGAAAAAATTTGAGGCACTGAAAGGTAGAGGAGTGAGGGCGTTTGTTGAGGAAAAAGAAGTGATGGTTGGCGGACCGGCGCTTCTTGAGAGTATTGGGATTATTGTCCCGAAAGAACTTTCAGGTCAAATAGAAGAGGCGGGCAAGAAAGGACAAACTATTATTTTTGTCATAGAAGAGGGCGCGCTTTTGGGATCAATCGCTTTAGCTGACATTATTAGAGAAGAATCGCGAGAAGCTATAAAAGCGTTGAAAGAGAAAGGGATCCGCCCTGTGATGATTACCGGAGACTCAGATGATGCGGCGCAGTGGATCAGCAAGGAACTTGGCATTGATGAATATTTTGCCCGAGTGCTGCCTGATCAAAAATCCGAGAAGGTTAAAGAACTTCAAAAGCGTAATTTGAAAGTGGCAATGGTCGGTGACGGTATTAATGATGCTCCCGCTCTTATGCAAGCCGATCTTGGTATCGCGATTGGCGCCGGTACGAATGTCGCCATTGAATCGGCGGGGATTATTCTTGTTCGCAATGACCCGCGAGATATTGTAAAGATTATCACACTCTCGCAGATGACCTATGCAAAAATGATCCAGAATCTTTGGTGGGCGACCGGGTACAATATAGTAGCGTTGCCCTTGGCGGCCGGAGTGCTCGCATTTAAAGGTATTTTGCTCCAGCCTGCGCTTGCGGCGGTGTTTATGTCGGCAAGTACGGTTATCGTGGCTATTAATGCTATGCTTTTGCGTAGACGGGAGATATAA
- a CDS encoding DsbA family protein, which translates to MEIQNKKSYAIPIAVIIAGLIIGGSFFATDGNNNGKNGSSNNDGASGNIEVFEIDADDDPALGNPEAPVVFINFGDFRCQFCAQFQKEIKPLIIEKYVKTGKVKYVYRDLITMSDNSILAAGGANCAGEQGKYWDFADYMHSGGGGHDTTYTEASLLKIALSLGLEEKSFKECLSSGRYVEEVKKDTEDAIKAGADGTPTVFINGTIVSGINSFSVYESIIEEELEKIKN; encoded by the coding sequence ATGGAAATCCAAAATAAAAAATCTTACGCTATACCAATCGCCGTTATTATCGCCGGCTTGATAATCGGCGGGTCATTTTTTGCCACAGATGGAAACAATAATGGTAAAAATGGGTCTTCAAATAATGACGGGGCTTCAGGCAATATTGAGGTATTCGAAATAGACGCGGACGACGATCCTGCTCTCGGCAATCCCGAAGCGCCTGTTGTTTTTATTAATTTCGGAGATTTCAGATGCCAATTTTGCGCTCAGTTCCAGAAGGAGATTAAGCCGTTGATTATAGAAAAATATGTGAAAACCGGCAAGGTGAAATATGTTTATCGCGACCTTATAACGATGAGTGACAATTCAATCTTGGCTGCCGGTGGGGCTAATTGCGCCGGCGAGCAAGGCAAATATTGGGATTTTGCCGATTATATGCATAGCGGCGGCGGAGGTCATGATACGACATATACGGAGGCATCGCTGTTAAAAATAGCTTTGTCTTTAGGGCTTGAAGAAAAATCTTTTAAAGAATGCCTCTCTTCGGGAAGATATGTGGAAGAAGTTAAGAAAGACACCGAAGATGCCATAAAAGCCGGCGCCGACGGCACGCCGACGGTATTTATAAACGGCACAATTGTTTCCGGGATAAATTCTTTTAGCGTCTACGAATCTATAATTGAAGAAGAATTAGAAAAAATAAAAAATTAA
- a CDS encoding DUF1573 domain-containing protein, which produces MKNYIAKIHVYMPVVVIVAIVAFGFVIYDIQSRLIKTENMIAHLDDEVDEANAGVKRLLKRNSGSATSDNLSGLLPIVEVGEGEFDFGVIEKKNGIVNTDFMIKNEGEGVLKIKAGDITTSCGCTTAKVDKEEIPTGESVTLTVFFDPNFHEEPQGRFFRSIFVPTNDPDNSEMEFKIFVEIKN; this is translated from the coding sequence ATGAAAAATTATATAGCAAAAATTCATGTATATATGCCGGTTGTAGTGATCGTGGCTATCGTTGCCTTCGGCTTTGTCATATATGATATACAGTCACGTTTGATAAAAACTGAAAATATGATCGCGCACTTGGATGATGAGGTAGATGAAGCAAACGCCGGAGTAAAAAGATTATTAAAGAGGAATAGCGGATCGGCGACTAGTGATAATCTTTCCGGACTTTTGCCAATCGTCGAGGTCGGCGAGGGGGAGTTTGATTTTGGAGTTATAGAAAAGAAGAATGGAATAGTAAACACTGATTTTATGATCAAAAATGAAGGGGAAGGTGTGCTCAAGATTAAGGCGGGTGATATTACCACTTCTTGTGGTTGTACCACAGCTAAAGTAGATAAAGAGGAAATACCTACAGGCGAAAGCGTAACGTTGACTGTGTTTTTTGACCCGAATTTTCATGAGGAGCCGCAAGGCCGTTTCTTCCGTTCAATTTTTGTCCCGACAAATGATCCGGACAATAGCGAGATGGAGTTCAAGATCTTTGTAGAGATTAAAAATTAA
- a CDS encoding DUF1573 domain-containing protein gives MNKNLVTYVAGVAVVIGLVVAMALLSGGKTVNNSNPLAYSAGVLNILEENYDFGTISMADGNVSHNFEVKNESNEPVMISKVYTSCMCTTASVIEEGGKRHGEYGMQGHGPIEEANIEILPGGSVALEAVFDPAAHGPDGTGKVKRVVYLETNSQAKPKLEVVFEADVIK, from the coding sequence ATGAATAAAAATTTAGTGACTTATGTAGCGGGGGTGGCAGTTGTTATCGGCCTTGTGGTTGCAATGGCGTTGTTATCCGGCGGTAAAACTGTGAATAATAGCAATCCTTTGGCTTATTCGGCAGGCGTCTTAAATATCTTGGAGGAAAATTATGACTTCGGCACTATCTCTATGGCAGACGGCAATGTCTCACACAATTTTGAAGTTAAAAATGAAAGCAATGAGCCTGTAATGATAAGCAAGGTTTATACTTCTTGCATGTGTACCACTGCTTCTGTCATAGAAGAAGGTGGAAAGAGGCACGGCGAGTATGGCATGCAAGGTCACGGACCAATAGAAGAAGCTAATATAGAGATTCTTCCGGGTGGGTCTGTGGCGCTTGAAGCAGTGTTTGATCCGGCGGCTCATGGTCCGGATGGAACAGGCAAAGTGAAGAGGGTTGTCTATCTTGAGACTAATTCTCAGGCAAAACCAAAGTTAGAGGTCGTCTTTGAGGCGGACGTAATAAAGTAA
- a CDS encoding hemolysin family protein, with amino-acid sequence MEIALFILLIALSAFFSASETAFFSLHQSRVRMMQEKKRKNASIIEKLKSKPQRLLITVLIGNNVVNLFTAAYATIVATRFFGSAALGVATGGVTILILIFGEIVPKSFAYSHNERIALLFAWPVYLLYIVFFPIAFILLRLNKLLNKIFKIKPPVGITEEEIRTMARLGVENGAIDYSEHEMIENVFKFDDVSVGEIMTSKYKMDMLNGEAPVEQVAYFVSHSGFSRFPVYEDNDEDKIIGYIHVNQIMKALNSDERDRAVKDFISPVDAVSETMKIERLFRLMNKNQVHMYLAHKDGDPSEIIGLVTMEDILEQIMGEIEDETDE; translated from the coding sequence ATGGAAATCGCCTTATTTATCCTTTTGATTGCCCTATCGGCTTTTTTTTCTGCGTCTGAAACTGCTTTTTTCAGCCTTCATCAGAGCAGGGTTAGAATGATGCAGGAGAAAAAGAGAAAGAATGCTTCTATTATAGAAAAACTTAAATCAAAGCCCCAACGTCTCCTTATAACCGTACTTATAGGGAATAATGTGGTAAATCTCTTTACTGCCGCTTATGCCACAATAGTGGCTACAAGATTTTTCGGCTCCGCGGCCTTAGGCGTGGCAACGGGCGGAGTGACTATCCTAATTCTTATTTTCGGCGAGATTGTGCCGAAATCTTTTGCCTACAGTCATAATGAAAGAATAGCTCTTTTGTTTGCATGGCCTGTTTATTTATTGTATATAGTATTTTTCCCGATAGCTTTTATTCTTTTAAGGCTTAATAAATTATTAAATAAAATTTTTAAAATAAAACCGCCTGTCGGCATTACTGAAGAAGAGATTAGAACGATGGCAAGACTTGGAGTAGAGAATGGAGCGATAGATTACAGTGAGCATGAGATGATAGAAAATGTGTTTAAATTTGATGATGTATCTGTGGGTGAGATAATGACATCGAAGTATAAGATGGATATGTTAAATGGCGAGGCGCCGGTGGAGCAGGTTGCTTATTTTGTGTCTCATTCAGGCTTTTCTCGTTTCCCTGTTTATGAAGACAATGATGAAGATAAAATAATAGGATATATACACGTAAATCAGATAATGAAGGCGCTTAATTCAGACGAGAGAGACAGGGCTGTTAAGGATTTTATCTCTCCTGTGGATGCAGTGTCTGAGACTATGAAGATTGAAAGACTCTTCAGGCTTATGAACAAAAATCAAGTCCATATGTATCTTGCACATAAAGACGGAGACCCGAGTGAGATTATAGGATTAGTGACTATGGAAGATATTTTGGAACAGATCATGGGGGAGATAGAAGATGAGACAGACGAATAA
- a CDS encoding methyltransferase domain-containing protein — protein sequence MKKIKLSYITGLRDIVLKEIGKNKDFHVFKECPDSVYLDNIEDLDNIRKLRSVARAYIVLQDTRYNPRHISNHKSVLGSLIDVIISNDESEFKTFKITCAGSYSPEARSIAKYIQDTYQIIEKEKADLKIHIIKQDDVWEIGIQITPRPLSLREYKVRNMSGAMDPTASYAVNSFCALDKAKTYLNVFSGSATLLIEAGQSYPNLEDLVGFDNNKKHLSLAIQNIKKAGLIKKIKVKEADIYDKPDFGKFDAITSDLPFGMSISKDEDLEKLYRSFIKYCQEALNPNGRLVVYTSEYETLEKVLQKSRFKITKSLELKFMTSVDAYLRPKIFVCRLK from the coding sequence ATGAAAAAAATTAAATTATCTTACATTACAGGATTAAGGGATATCGTCTTAAAGGAGATAGGTAAAAATAAAGATTTCCATGTATTCAAAGAGTGCCCTGATTCTGTCTATCTGGATAATATAGAAGACCTCGATAATATTAGAAAGTTAAGAAGTGTCGCTCGCGCGTATATTGTATTGCAAGACACTAGATACAACCCTCGTCATATTTCCAATCATAAATCTGTTCTAGGTAGTCTTATAGATGTAATTATTTCTAACGATGAGAGCGAGTTTAAAACTTTCAAAATTACTTGCGCCGGATCATACTCCCCGGAAGCTCGCTCTATTGCTAAATACATACAGGATACATATCAAATTATAGAAAAAGAAAAGGCTGACTTAAAGATACATATTATAAAACAAGACGATGTATGGGAAATTGGTATCCAAATTACTCCGCGCCCGCTCTCTCTACGAGAATATAAGGTGAGAAATATGAGCGGGGCTATGGATCCCACTGCCTCTTATGCCGTGAATTCATTTTGTGCGTTAGATAAAGCAAAAACTTATCTAAATGTTTTTTCCGGTAGCGCCACACTGCTTATTGAAGCGGGTCAGTCTTACCCAAACTTGGAAGATCTGGTCGGCTTTGATAACAATAAAAAACATCTTTCTCTAGCGATACAAAATATCAAGAAAGCCGGATTGATTAAAAAGATTAAGGTTAAAGAAGCAGATATTTATGACAAGCCCGACTTTGGAAAGTTCGATGCGATAACATCTGACCTGCCGTTTGGTATGTCTATATCTAAAGATGAAGATCTAGAGAAGTTGTATAGAAGTTTTATCAAGTATTGCCAAGAGGCGTTAAACCCAAACGGGAGATTGGTGGTCTATACAAGCGAATATGAGACACTAGAGAAAGTTCTTCAAAAATCGAGATTTAAAATAACGAAAAGTCTGGAACTAAAATTCATGACATCAGTAGATGCTTATCTTCGACCAAAGATTTTTGTATGTAGATTAAAATAA
- a CDS encoding helix-turn-helix domain-containing protein, translating into MKQKTALDILKAGKNVYLTGPAGSGKTHVINEYITYLKHREVPVGVTASTGIAATHIGGVTIHSWSGAGIKDTLSGKEIEALTEKEYLYKRLSKTKVLIIDEVSMLSPSLFDTVEHICRAMKRNDEPFGGMQIVLSGDFFQLPPIGQRGMDVEFVTASNAWKSMDVRVCYLDEQFRHNDNTLESILKEMRSGEISSTTREKLSKMCDNATKQTVTPTRLYTHNIDVDAENEKELRKLPGGEHLFEMSAKGRKAIVDSLKKSVLAPETLRLKKDAVVMFVKNNFEEGYVNGTLGVVKDFDQGVPVVETLSGKTIYVGQAEWAIEEDGKIHAKVEQLPIRLAWAITVHKSQGMSLDSAQIDLSKSFVPGQGYVALSRLRTLEGLSLSGINDMAFAVHPRALEIDRYLLSESSKWEQVLQRFKPENLCEMHDEFIKKCGGTTDKKQVEKNVKKGEEKKEKEERTPTHEKTLTLINKGLSLNEIADKRGMTKGTIISHLEKIKELKPDSDISRFKPKEQDIKRIKEAFKKTGDTKLSPVHKKLSGMYTYDELRLARLFLE; encoded by the coding sequence ATGAAACAGAAAACTGCGCTTGATATATTAAAAGCCGGGAAAAATGTGTATCTGACGGGTCCGGCCGGCAGTGGTAAAACCCACGTGATAAACGAATATATCACTTACTTAAAACACCGCGAAGTACCGGTGGGAGTAACAGCTTCCACAGGTATCGCGGCTACTCATATCGGTGGTGTGACCATCCACTCTTGGTCCGGCGCAGGCATAAAAGACACTCTATCAGGTAAAGAGATTGAAGCCCTTACAGAGAAAGAATACTTATATAAACGGCTATCAAAGACAAAAGTCCTGATAATAGACGAGGTGTCGATGCTCTCCCCTTCTTTATTTGATACGGTAGAACACATCTGTCGCGCGATGAAAAGAAACGATGAACCTTTTGGCGGGATGCAGATAGTCCTATCTGGAGATTTCTTTCAATTACCGCCTATCGGACAAAGAGGTATGGATGTAGAATTTGTCACCGCCTCAAATGCGTGGAAGTCTATGGATGTCCGTGTGTGCTACTTAGACGAACAATTTCGCCACAACGATAATACGCTAGAAAGTATATTGAAAGAGATGCGAAGTGGAGAGATATCTTCCACTACACGAGAAAAGCTCTCTAAAATGTGCGACAATGCCACAAAACAGACTGTCACGCCGACACGACTATATACCCATAATATTGATGTCGACGCAGAGAATGAAAAGGAGCTTCGGAAATTACCCGGTGGCGAACACCTCTTTGAAATGAGCGCTAAAGGACGCAAAGCCATCGTTGACTCACTTAAGAAAAGCGTCCTTGCTCCCGAGACACTAAGACTTAAAAAAGATGCCGTAGTGATGTTTGTAAAAAATAATTTTGAAGAAGGTTATGTAAACGGCACACTTGGCGTGGTAAAAGATTTTGACCAAGGAGTCCCAGTAGTTGAAACTCTTTCCGGTAAGACTATCTATGTAGGACAAGCAGAATGGGCTATTGAAGAAGACGGGAAAATACACGCGAAAGTTGAGCAGTTACCCATACGCCTGGCTTGGGCTATCACAGTGCACAAAAGCCAAGGGATGAGCTTGGACTCTGCACAGATTGATCTTTCAAAATCATTTGTTCCCGGGCAGGGATATGTGGCGCTCTCGCGGCTAAGAACACTTGAAGGACTTTCTCTGTCCGGTATCAATGATATGGCGTTTGCCGTGCATCCGCGAGCTCTTGAGATAGACCGGTACCTTCTTTCTGAATCATCGAAATGGGAACAAGTACTGCAGAGATTCAAACCGGAAAATCTATGTGAAATGCACGATGAATTTATAAAGAAATGCGGTGGCACCACTGATAAAAAGCAGGTAGAAAAAAATGTTAAAAAAGGAGAAGAGAAAAAGGAAAAAGAAGAACGTACCCCCACTCACGAGAAAACACTTACCCTCATAAACAAAGGACTTTCTCTAAATGAGATAGCGGACAAAAGAGGAATGACAAAAGGGACTATTATCTCACATTTAGAGAAGATCAAAGAGCTTAAACCTGACTCTGATATCAGTCGTTTCAAACCAAAAGAGCAGGATATCAAAAGGATAAAAGAAGCGTTTAAGAAGACGGGCGACACCAAGCTCTCCCCCGTCCATAAAAAACTCAGCGGAATGTACACTTATGACGAACTCCGGTTAGCTAGGTTGTTTTTGGAATAA
- a CDS encoding DUF378 domain-containing protein, which translates to MKIVNYVADILVIVGGINWGLVGLLNFNLVAKIFGSVPVLEKIIYILVGISAIYSITLLRKLGGACEHQTM; encoded by the coding sequence ATGAAAATAGTAAATTATGTAGCTGATATATTAGTAATCGTAGGAGGTATAAATTGGGGTCTTGTTGGACTACTAAACTTCAATCTAGTAGCAAAAATCTTTGGAAGTGTCCCTGTATTGGAAAAGATTATTTATATCTTAGTGGGAATAAGCGCTATCTACTCTATAACTCTTCTAAGGAAATTGGGCGGTGCATGCGAACACCAGACAATGTAA
- a CDS encoding class I SAM-dependent methyltransferase, which translates to MNKRKRGRDDRKFWNKEYKEVKHLSLSSNPSEDLLKFIRWLGRKRPPVQFDNADNIIDVGCGNGRNLVYLSKTFGASGVGIDISKEAIAQAKDMSKGLPLEYRCQSIADPFLLEDESCSLALDMMASHVLKEEARERLLKEVVRVLKPGGWFFFKTFLLDEDRHAERLLRESPSCEEGTYIHPKSGTPEHVFTEEEIEKILDPYFTIHKISKSHRHILKGKAFKRRSISVYAEKKF; encoded by the coding sequence ATGAATAAGAGGAAAAGAGGACGCGATGATCGTAAATTTTGGAATAAAGAATATAAAGAGGTAAAACACCTCTCTCTTTCGAGTAATCCAAGTGAGGACCTTCTTAAGTTTATTAGATGGCTTGGTCGCAAGCGTCCACCCGTGCAATTTGATAATGCTGATAATATTATTGACGTTGGTTGCGGTAATGGCAGGAACTTGGTCTATCTGTCAAAGACTTTCGGCGCGAGTGGAGTAGGTATTGATATCTCTAAAGAGGCGATAGCTCAAGCTAAAGACATGAGTAAGGGGCTTCCTTTGGAATACCGATGTCAGTCAATCGCTGACCCGTTTCTTCTTGAAGACGAGTCTTGTTCTCTCGCGCTTGATATGATGGCGTCGCATGTTTTGAAAGAGGAGGCGAGAGAACGCCTCCTTAAAGAGGTGGTAAGAGTGCTTAAACCCGGAGGCTGGTTTTTCTTTAAGACGTTTCTACTAGACGAAGACAGACACGCCGAACGTCTTCTTCGTGAGAGTCCGAGCTGTGAAGAGGGGACATATATCCACCCAAAGAGTGGCACGCCTGAACATGTCTTTACTGAAGAAGAGATTGAAAAAATACTCGATCCTTATTTTACGATACATAAGATCTCAAAGTCCCACCGTCATATCTTGAAGGGTAAGGCATTTAAACGAAGAAGTATCTCTGTCTATGCGGAGAAAAAGTTCTAA
- the rlmB gene encoding 23S rRNA (guanosine(2251)-2'-O)-methyltransferase RlmB, with product MPKVNQKTYVYGKHALKEALLHAPETIKKVFLAPNINAPDLIALIKKTGVQTAELSKTKTSEKNLESAVHQGVVALVSIEKLVKPYHEFINSLQITNDTVLVLLDELQDPQNIGAVIRSAAAFGASGVLIPEHHQGQVTGAVLKVSAGMAFRIPLVLIGNVNNTLGDLKRRGFWTYGLIGEGKENINNESFSSPTVIILGNESKGIREKTRELCDIQLSIPINSKCESLNAATSLAIALYAWSSKHPKALNEDQRPADQSK from the coding sequence ATGCCCAAAGTGAACCAAAAGACTTATGTTTACGGCAAGCACGCGCTCAAAGAGGCGCTTCTTCACGCTCCTGAAACAATCAAGAAAGTATTCCTTGCGCCAAATATCAATGCTCCGGATCTAATCGCCCTTATAAAGAAAACGGGTGTCCAAACAGCGGAACTATCCAAGACAAAGACATCTGAGAAAAACCTTGAGTCGGCCGTGCATCAAGGTGTAGTCGCTCTTGTTTCAATAGAGAAACTAGTCAAACCATACCATGAATTCATAAACTCACTTCAGATAACAAACGACACCGTGCTTGTGCTCTTAGACGAACTCCAAGACCCGCAGAATATAGGAGCTGTGATACGTTCGGCTGCCGCCTTTGGCGCATCGGGCGTGCTTATACCCGAACATCATCAAGGGCAGGTGACTGGGGCCGTCCTTAAGGTCTCTGCCGGTATGGCCTTCCGTATACCTCTTGTCTTGATAGGCAATGTAAACAACACATTAGGCGATCTTAAGAGGCGCGGTTTCTGGACATACGGACTGATCGGAGAAGGTAAAGAAAATATCAATAATGAATCGTTTAGCTCCCCTACTGTAATAATCCTTGGCAATGAGTCTAAAGGGATCCGCGAGAAGACACGGGAACTTTGCGATATACAACTCTCCATACCGATAAACTCAAAATGCGAATCATTAAACGCCGCCACTTCTTTAGCAATAGCTCTCTATGCCTGGAGCTCTAAGCACCCAAAAGCACTGAATGAAGACCAAAGACCAGCTGACCAATCTAAATAA
- the gnd gene encoding decarboxylating 6-phosphogluconate dehydrogenase, translating into MKLKIAYIGLGKMGLNMVERLIKKGYEISAFDINEEARRKADEAGALTFDSIEKLVRREESPRLIWIMVPYKFVDDVLEKVKPILQKGDTVIDGGNSPYKESIRRAKKLKEMGINFLDVGVSGGPSGARNGASLMIGGEKKDYEKYEELFKDLSAPEGYGYMGDHGAGHFVKMVHNGIEYGMMQAIAEGFAIMKKSPLNLNLTKIAEVYNNGTVIESRLISWLGKAFKEEGEGLKEISGKISHSGEGLWTVEASKELEVPAPVIEDSLNFRINSQENPSYTGQIVSALRNQFGGHEVKEK; encoded by the coding sequence ATGAAATTAAAAATAGCATACATAGGACTGGGGAAAATGGGTCTCAATATGGTGGAACGCCTGATTAAGAAAGGTTATGAGATCTCAGCCTTTGATATAAATGAGGAAGCTAGAAGAAAAGCCGACGAAGCCGGAGCGTTAACATTTGACTCTATTGAAAAGCTTGTCAGGCGGGAAGAAAGCCCGAGGTTGATTTGGATAATGGTCCCTTATAAATTTGTCGATGATGTGCTTGAGAAAGTTAAACCAATACTTCAAAAAGGCGATACTGTTATAGACGGAGGCAATTCTCCTTACAAAGAATCCATAAGGCGAGCTAAAAAGCTTAAAGAAATGGGCATAAACTTCCTGGATGTCGGCGTATCAGGCGGTCCGAGCGGGGCCAGAAACGGCGCATCACTCATGATTGGTGGAGAAAAAAAAGATTATGAAAAATATGAGGAACTGTTTAAAGACTTATCAGCACCGGAAGGTTATGGCTATATGGGCGACCATGGCGCCGGTCATTTTGTGAAGATGGTACACAATGGAATAGAATACGGCATGATGCAGGCGATCGCCGAGGGTTTTGCAATAATGAAAAAATCACCACTCAACTTAAACCTTACAAAGATAGCCGAAGTGTATAACAACGGCACTGTTATAGAATCGCGCCTTATAAGTTGGCTTGGCAAGGCTTTCAAGGAAGAAGGAGAAGGCCTTAAAGAAATCTCTGGAAAGATCTCTCACAGCGGAGAAGGCCTTTGGACAGTAGAAGCGTCTAAAGAACTTGAAGTGCCTGCGCCTGTTATTGAAGATTCTTTAAACTTTCGAATTAACTCTCAAGAGAATCCTAGCTACACCGGACAGATTGTCTCTGCTTTAAGAAACCAATTCGGTGGCCACGAAGTGAAGGAAAAGTAG